The following are from one region of the Mangifera indica cultivar Alphonso chromosome 14, CATAS_Mindica_2.1, whole genome shotgun sequence genome:
- the LOC123197078 gene encoding zinc finger protein BRUTUS isoform X3 — protein sequence MVIFPALDLRVKNVAKTYSLEHESESNLFDHLFELLSSYRKTDERFPKELASCTRALLTSISQHMAKEEEQVFPLLIGKFSPEEQASLLWQFLCSIPVNMMAKFLPWLSSSISPDEYQDMRKCLSKIVPEEKLLQQVIFTWMEGRNDNDNVENCTDGFEVGGLEDSTCNERTQQMNGGKCACEPSKTAKRKYLEPSNDVPVATGMCPINEILLWHNAIKQELDEIAKEAKKIQFSGDFSNLSAFEGHLQFIAEVCIYHSLQSLHLEHFFPGRSIAEDKIIFPALEGEFSFSQEHAEEENQFNDFRHLIESIQSAGANSTSAAQFYEKLCIHTDQIMETILGHFHNEEVQVLPLARKHFSFKRQQEILYQSLCVMPLKLIERVLPWLMGSLTEKEAINFLQNMQSAAPATDKALVTLFSGWACKGRNQGECLSSNVVGCCLAKKFADIEENVSQSCHACSSRFCTDNNPLSSQNKVKRRVKRNVAVLCKSSNIPDSLQTANSLSLSDRPCCVPGLGVYSNNLGFSSHSTTKSLRSLSFSSSAPSLNSSLFIWETDSSSSYDVGCAERPIDTIFKFHKAISKDLEYLDVESGKLTDCDETFLRQFIGRFHLLWGLYRAHSNAEDEIVFPALEAKESLHNVSHSYTLDHQQEEKLFEDISCVLTEISQLHESLQRVHLDENLTWSDTEFFAAHGSDLMDKYIELTTKLQGMCKSIKVSLDHHILREELELWPLFDRHFSLEEQDKIVGRIIGSTGAEVLQSMLPWVTSALTFDEQNKLMDTWKQATKNTMFNDWLNECWKGPPESSSDTEASNAKISQTDNDFQESSDQSDSMFKPGWKDIFRMNQNELEAEIRKVYRDSTLDPRRQAYLVQNLMTSRWIAAQQKLPQATAAETSNNGDVMGCSPSFRDPEKQVFGCEHYKRNCKIRAACCGKLFTCRFCHDKMSDHSMDRKATSEMMCMLCLKIQAVGPTCTTPSCNGLSMAKYYCSICKLFDDERVVYHCPFCNLCRLGRGLGKDYFHCMTCNCCLPLKIVNHKCIEKCLETNCPICCDFLFTSSDIVRALPCGHHMHVACFQAYTCSHYTCPICSKSLGDMAIYFGMLDALLAAEELPMEYKNRLQDILCNDCEKKGTARFHWLYHKCGSCGSYNTRVIKSEATAPDCST from the exons ATG GTTATCTTTCCAGCTCTTGATTTACGTGTAAAAAATGTTGCAAAAACATACTCTCTTGAACATGAGAGTGAAAGCAATCTATTTGACCATCTGTTCGAGCTGCTAAGCTCTTATAGGAAAACTGATGAAAGGTTTCCGAAGGAGTTAGCATCTTGTACTAGAGCCCTTCTGACATCAATCAGCCAGCACATGGCAAAGGAAGAAGAGCAG GTCTTTCCCTTGCTGATTGGGAAGTTCTCGCCTGAAGAACAGGCATCTCTACTCTGGCAGTTTTTGTGCAGTATTCCTGTGAATATGATGGCCAAGTTCCTTCCATGGCTCTCATCCTCTATTTCACCTGATGAATATCAGGATATGCGAAAGTGCTTAAGCAAGATAGTCCCGGAAGAAAAGCTTCTTCAGCAG GTTATTTTTACGTGGATGGAAGGGAGAAATGATAATGACAATGTTGAAAATTGCACAGATGGTTTTGAGGTTGGAGGTCTAGAAGATTCTACCTGTAATGAAAGGACTCAACAAATGAATGGAGGAAAGTGTGCCTGCGAGCCATCCAAGACTGCAAAAAGGAAATATTTAGAGCCAAGTAATGATGTCCCTGTTGCCACTGGGATGTGTCCAATTAATGAAATACTACTTTGGCACAATGCTATAAAACAGGAGCTGGATGAGATAGCTAAGGAGGCTAAGAAGATACAATTTTCTGGtgattttagtaatttatcaGCCTTTGAGGGACATTTGCAATTTATTGCTGAAGTTTGCATTTATCATAG TTTACAATCTCTTCATCTGGAGCACTTCTTTCCTGGTCGCAGTATTGCTGAAGATAAGATCATATTCCCTGCATTAGAaggagaattttctttttcacaggAGCATGCTGAAGAAGAAAACCAATTTAATGACTTTAGGCATTTGATTGAAAGTATTCAAAGTGCAGGAGCAAATTCTACTTCTGCTGCTCAGTTTTATGAAAAGCTATGCATCCATACTGATCAAATCATGGAAACTATACTAGGGCACTTCCACAATGAAGAAGTTCAG GTTCTTCCGCTTGCTCGAAAGCACTTCAGCTTCAAGAGACAGCAAGAAATTTTGTACCAAAGCTTGTGCGTTATGCCATTAAAATTGATTGAGCGTGTCCTGCCATGGCTGATGGGGTCATTGACTGAAAAAGAAGCCATAAATTTCCTTCAGAATATGCAATCTGCAG CTCCAGCAACAGATAAGGCTCTTGTCACTCTGTTTTCTGGATGGGCTTGCAAGGGTAGGAATCAGGGTGAATGCTtgtcttccaatgtagttggcTGTTGTCTTGCTAAAAAGTTCGCTGATATTGAAGAAAATGTCTCACAGTCATGTCATGCTTGCTCTTCGCGATTTTGCACTGATAACAATCCATTATCATCTCAAAATAAAGTGAAAAGACGAGTGAAAAGAAATGTTGCGGTGTTGTGTAAAAGTAGCAATATCCCTGACTCCTTGCAAACTGCAAATTCCCTGTCTTTGAGTGATCGGCCTTGTTGTGTCCCAGGTTTAGGAGTATACAGCAACAATCTGGGATTCAGTTCTCACTCTACAACCAAGTCTTTGCGGTCCTTGTCTTTCAGCTCCTCTGCTCCATCACTTAATTCTAGTCTGTTTATCTGGGAAACAGATAGTAGTAGCTCTTATGATGTTGGATGTGCAGAAAGACCAATTGATAccatattcaaatttcataaagcCATCAGCAAAGACTTAGAATATCTAGATGTTGAATCTGGAAAGCTGACTGATTGTGATGAGACATTCCTTCGGCAGTTCATTGGAAGATTTCATCTCCTATGGGGCTTATACAGAGCTCACAGTAATGCTGAGGATGAAATTGTTTTTCCAGCTCTGGAAGCAAAAGAATCACTTCATAATGTGAGTCACTCATATACATTGGACCATCAGCAGGAAGAGAAACTGTTTGAAGATATTTCATGTGTTCTTACTGAGATTTCACAACTGCATGAAAGCTTGCAAAGGGTCCATTTGGATGAAAATTTAACTTGGAGTGACACTGAATTCTTTGCAGCCCACGGGAGTGATTTAATGGACAAATATATTGAGCTAACTACTAAACTTCAAGGGATGTGTAAATCCATAAAAGTTTCTCTTGATCATCATATTTTGAGAGAAGAACTTGAGCTGTGGCCATTGTTTGATAGACATTTCTCTCTAGAGGAGCAAGACAAAATTGTTGGTCGCATAATTGGATCTACAGGTGCTGAAGTGCTCCAATCTATGCTACCATGGGTAACTTCTGCTCTTACTTTCGATGAGCAGAATAAATTGATGGACACATGGAAGCAGGCAACAAAAAACACAATGTTCAATGATTGGCTTAATGAATGCTGGAAAGGACCTCCAGAATCATCTTCTGACACTGAAGCATCAAATGCGAAAATTTCTCAGACAG ATAATGACTTTCAAGAAAGCTCGGATCAAAGTGATTCAATGTTTAAGCCTGGATGGAAAGATATCTTTCGTATGAATCAAAATGAGCTTGAGGCTGAGATCAGGAAGGTTTATAGGGACTCAACTCTTGATCCCAGGAGGCAAGCATATCTAGTTCAAAATTTGATGacaag tcGCTGGATAGCTGCACAGCAGAAGTTGCCTCAAGCAACAGCTGCGGAAACTTCTAATAATGGAGATGTAATGGGTTGCTCACCATCATTTCGTGATCCAGAGAAACAAGTATTTGGGTGTGAGCACTACAAAAGAAACTGCAAAATTCGTGCGGCTTGCTGTGGCAAGTTATTTACCTGTAGATTTTGCCATGACAAAATGAGTGATCACTCAATGGAtag AAAAGCAACATCGGAAATGATGTGTATGCTATGCCTCAAAATTCAGGCTGTTGGGCCAACCTGCACAACCCCTTCATGCAATGGGCTATCTATGGCAAAGTACTATTGCAGCATATGCAAACTCTTTGATGATGAAAG GGTTGTGTATCATTGTCCATTTTGCAATTTATGCCGTCTTGGGAGGGGTCTTGGCAAAGACTATTTTCATTGCATGACCTGCAATTGTTGCTTGCCCTTGAAGATAGTGAACCACAAGTGCATTGAAAAATGTTTAGAAACAAACTGCCCTATCTGCTGTGACTTCCTATTCACATCAAGTGACATTGTCAGAGCTTTACCTTGTGGCCATCACATGCATGTTGCTTGCTTTCAG GCATACACTTGCAGTCACTACACCTGCCCAATTTGCAGCAAATCCTTGGGAGATATGGCA ATCTATTTTGGCATGCTTGATGCTCTTTTGGCTGCGGAGGAGCTTCCAATGGAATATAAGAATCGTTTACAG GATATTCTTTGCAACGACTGTGAGAAAAAGGGCACCGCACGCTTCCATTGGTTATATCATAAATGTGGATCCTGTGGATCTTACAACACCCGGGTGATCAAGAGTGAGGCAACAGCTCCGGACTGCTCGACATAA
- the LOC123197078 gene encoding zinc finger protein BRUTUS isoform X1, with product MATLLPELKRQEAVLSSESADTMSFTCCLKMSLENDSPILIFCFFHKAFRNELDALHRLAMKFATGHRVDIGTLFERYRFLRSVYQHHSNAEDEVIFPALDLRVKNVAKTYSLEHESESNLFDHLFELLSSYRKTDERFPKELASCTRALLTSISQHMAKEEEQVFPLLIGKFSPEEQASLLWQFLCSIPVNMMAKFLPWLSSSISPDEYQDMRKCLSKIVPEEKLLQQVIFTWMEGRNDNDNVENCTDGFEVGGLEDSTCNERTQQMNGGKCACEPSKTAKRKYLEPSNDVPVATGMCPINEILLWHNAIKQELDEIAKEAKKIQFSGDFSNLSAFEGHLQFIAEVCIYHSLQSLHLEHFFPGRSIAEDKIIFPALEGEFSFSQEHAEEENQFNDFRHLIESIQSAGANSTSAAQFYEKLCIHTDQIMETILGHFHNEEVQVLPLARKHFSFKRQQEILYQSLCVMPLKLIERVLPWLMGSLTEKEAINFLQNMQSAAPATDKALVTLFSGWACKGRNQGECLSSNVVGCCLAKKFADIEENVSQSCHACSSRFCTDNNPLSSQNKVKRRVKRNVAVLCKSSNIPDSLQTANSLSLSDRPCCVPGLGVYSNNLGFSSHSTTKSLRSLSFSSSAPSLNSSLFIWETDSSSSYDVGCAERPIDTIFKFHKAISKDLEYLDVESGKLTDCDETFLRQFIGRFHLLWGLYRAHSNAEDEIVFPALEAKESLHNVSHSYTLDHQQEEKLFEDISCVLTEISQLHESLQRVHLDENLTWSDTEFFAAHGSDLMDKYIELTTKLQGMCKSIKVSLDHHILREELELWPLFDRHFSLEEQDKIVGRIIGSTGAEVLQSMLPWVTSALTFDEQNKLMDTWKQATKNTMFNDWLNECWKGPPESSSDTEASNAKISQTDNDFQESSDQSDSMFKPGWKDIFRMNQNELEAEIRKVYRDSTLDPRRQAYLVQNLMTSRWIAAQQKLPQATAAETSNNGDVMGCSPSFRDPEKQVFGCEHYKRNCKIRAACCGKLFTCRFCHDKMSDHSMDRKATSEMMCMLCLKIQAVGPTCTTPSCNGLSMAKYYCSICKLFDDERVVYHCPFCNLCRLGRGLGKDYFHCMTCNCCLPLKIVNHKCIEKCLETNCPICCDFLFTSSDIVRALPCGHHMHVACFQAYTCSHYTCPICSKSLGDMAIYFGMLDALLAAEELPMEYKNRLQDILCNDCEKKGTARFHWLYHKCGSCGSYNTRVIKSEATAPDCST from the exons ATGGCGACGTTGTTACCGGAATTGAAGCGGCAGGAGGCCGTGCTTTCGTCGGAATCAGCCGACACGATGTCGTTCACATGTTGCTTGAAGATGAGCTTAGAGAATGACTCGCCGATTTTGATCTTTTGCTTCTTTCACAAAGCGTTCCGCAATGAGCTCGACGCGCTTCACCGCTTGGCCATGAAGTTCGCCACTGGACACCGTGTCGATATTGGCACCTTGTTCGAACGGTACCGTTTCTTGCGCTCCGTTTATCAGCACCACTCCAATGCTGAAGATGAG GTTATCTTTCCAGCTCTTGATTTACGTGTAAAAAATGTTGCAAAAACATACTCTCTTGAACATGAGAGTGAAAGCAATCTATTTGACCATCTGTTCGAGCTGCTAAGCTCTTATAGGAAAACTGATGAAAGGTTTCCGAAGGAGTTAGCATCTTGTACTAGAGCCCTTCTGACATCAATCAGCCAGCACATGGCAAAGGAAGAAGAGCAG GTCTTTCCCTTGCTGATTGGGAAGTTCTCGCCTGAAGAACAGGCATCTCTACTCTGGCAGTTTTTGTGCAGTATTCCTGTGAATATGATGGCCAAGTTCCTTCCATGGCTCTCATCCTCTATTTCACCTGATGAATATCAGGATATGCGAAAGTGCTTAAGCAAGATAGTCCCGGAAGAAAAGCTTCTTCAGCAG GTTATTTTTACGTGGATGGAAGGGAGAAATGATAATGACAATGTTGAAAATTGCACAGATGGTTTTGAGGTTGGAGGTCTAGAAGATTCTACCTGTAATGAAAGGACTCAACAAATGAATGGAGGAAAGTGTGCCTGCGAGCCATCCAAGACTGCAAAAAGGAAATATTTAGAGCCAAGTAATGATGTCCCTGTTGCCACTGGGATGTGTCCAATTAATGAAATACTACTTTGGCACAATGCTATAAAACAGGAGCTGGATGAGATAGCTAAGGAGGCTAAGAAGATACAATTTTCTGGtgattttagtaatttatcaGCCTTTGAGGGACATTTGCAATTTATTGCTGAAGTTTGCATTTATCATAG TTTACAATCTCTTCATCTGGAGCACTTCTTTCCTGGTCGCAGTATTGCTGAAGATAAGATCATATTCCCTGCATTAGAaggagaattttctttttcacaggAGCATGCTGAAGAAGAAAACCAATTTAATGACTTTAGGCATTTGATTGAAAGTATTCAAAGTGCAGGAGCAAATTCTACTTCTGCTGCTCAGTTTTATGAAAAGCTATGCATCCATACTGATCAAATCATGGAAACTATACTAGGGCACTTCCACAATGAAGAAGTTCAG GTTCTTCCGCTTGCTCGAAAGCACTTCAGCTTCAAGAGACAGCAAGAAATTTTGTACCAAAGCTTGTGCGTTATGCCATTAAAATTGATTGAGCGTGTCCTGCCATGGCTGATGGGGTCATTGACTGAAAAAGAAGCCATAAATTTCCTTCAGAATATGCAATCTGCAG CTCCAGCAACAGATAAGGCTCTTGTCACTCTGTTTTCTGGATGGGCTTGCAAGGGTAGGAATCAGGGTGAATGCTtgtcttccaatgtagttggcTGTTGTCTTGCTAAAAAGTTCGCTGATATTGAAGAAAATGTCTCACAGTCATGTCATGCTTGCTCTTCGCGATTTTGCACTGATAACAATCCATTATCATCTCAAAATAAAGTGAAAAGACGAGTGAAAAGAAATGTTGCGGTGTTGTGTAAAAGTAGCAATATCCCTGACTCCTTGCAAACTGCAAATTCCCTGTCTTTGAGTGATCGGCCTTGTTGTGTCCCAGGTTTAGGAGTATACAGCAACAATCTGGGATTCAGTTCTCACTCTACAACCAAGTCTTTGCGGTCCTTGTCTTTCAGCTCCTCTGCTCCATCACTTAATTCTAGTCTGTTTATCTGGGAAACAGATAGTAGTAGCTCTTATGATGTTGGATGTGCAGAAAGACCAATTGATAccatattcaaatttcataaagcCATCAGCAAAGACTTAGAATATCTAGATGTTGAATCTGGAAAGCTGACTGATTGTGATGAGACATTCCTTCGGCAGTTCATTGGAAGATTTCATCTCCTATGGGGCTTATACAGAGCTCACAGTAATGCTGAGGATGAAATTGTTTTTCCAGCTCTGGAAGCAAAAGAATCACTTCATAATGTGAGTCACTCATATACATTGGACCATCAGCAGGAAGAGAAACTGTTTGAAGATATTTCATGTGTTCTTACTGAGATTTCACAACTGCATGAAAGCTTGCAAAGGGTCCATTTGGATGAAAATTTAACTTGGAGTGACACTGAATTCTTTGCAGCCCACGGGAGTGATTTAATGGACAAATATATTGAGCTAACTACTAAACTTCAAGGGATGTGTAAATCCATAAAAGTTTCTCTTGATCATCATATTTTGAGAGAAGAACTTGAGCTGTGGCCATTGTTTGATAGACATTTCTCTCTAGAGGAGCAAGACAAAATTGTTGGTCGCATAATTGGATCTACAGGTGCTGAAGTGCTCCAATCTATGCTACCATGGGTAACTTCTGCTCTTACTTTCGATGAGCAGAATAAATTGATGGACACATGGAAGCAGGCAACAAAAAACACAATGTTCAATGATTGGCTTAATGAATGCTGGAAAGGACCTCCAGAATCATCTTCTGACACTGAAGCATCAAATGCGAAAATTTCTCAGACAG ATAATGACTTTCAAGAAAGCTCGGATCAAAGTGATTCAATGTTTAAGCCTGGATGGAAAGATATCTTTCGTATGAATCAAAATGAGCTTGAGGCTGAGATCAGGAAGGTTTATAGGGACTCAACTCTTGATCCCAGGAGGCAAGCATATCTAGTTCAAAATTTGATGacaag tcGCTGGATAGCTGCACAGCAGAAGTTGCCTCAAGCAACAGCTGCGGAAACTTCTAATAATGGAGATGTAATGGGTTGCTCACCATCATTTCGTGATCCAGAGAAACAAGTATTTGGGTGTGAGCACTACAAAAGAAACTGCAAAATTCGTGCGGCTTGCTGTGGCAAGTTATTTACCTGTAGATTTTGCCATGACAAAATGAGTGATCACTCAATGGAtag AAAAGCAACATCGGAAATGATGTGTATGCTATGCCTCAAAATTCAGGCTGTTGGGCCAACCTGCACAACCCCTTCATGCAATGGGCTATCTATGGCAAAGTACTATTGCAGCATATGCAAACTCTTTGATGATGAAAG GGTTGTGTATCATTGTCCATTTTGCAATTTATGCCGTCTTGGGAGGGGTCTTGGCAAAGACTATTTTCATTGCATGACCTGCAATTGTTGCTTGCCCTTGAAGATAGTGAACCACAAGTGCATTGAAAAATGTTTAGAAACAAACTGCCCTATCTGCTGTGACTTCCTATTCACATCAAGTGACATTGTCAGAGCTTTACCTTGTGGCCATCACATGCATGTTGCTTGCTTTCAG GCATACACTTGCAGTCACTACACCTGCCCAATTTGCAGCAAATCCTTGGGAGATATGGCA ATCTATTTTGGCATGCTTGATGCTCTTTTGGCTGCGGAGGAGCTTCCAATGGAATATAAGAATCGTTTACAG GATATTCTTTGCAACGACTGTGAGAAAAAGGGCACCGCACGCTTCCATTGGTTATATCATAAATGTGGATCCTGTGGATCTTACAACACCCGGGTGATCAAGAGTGAGGCAACAGCTCCGGACTGCTCGACATAA
- the LOC123197078 gene encoding zinc finger protein BRUTUS isoform X2, translated as MATLLPELKRQEAVLSSESADTMSFTCCLKMSLENDSPILIFCFFHKAFRNELDALHRLAMKFATGHRVDIGTLFERYRFLRSVYQHHSNAEDEVIFPALDLRVKNVAKTYSLEHESESNLFDHLFELLSSYRKTDERFPKELASCTRALLTSISQHMAKEEEQVFPLLIGKFSPEEQASLLWQFLCSIPVNMMAKFLPWLSSSISPDEYQDMRKCLSKIVPEEKLLQQVIFTWMEGRNDNDNVENCTDGFEVGGLEDSTCNERTQQMNGGKCACEPSKTAKRKYLEPSNDVPVATGMCPINEILLWHNAIKQELDEIAKEAKKIQFSGDFSNLSAFEGHLQFIAEVCIYHSIAEDKIIFPALEGEFSFSQEHAEEENQFNDFRHLIESIQSAGANSTSAAQFYEKLCIHTDQIMETILGHFHNEEVQVLPLARKHFSFKRQQEILYQSLCVMPLKLIERVLPWLMGSLTEKEAINFLQNMQSAAPATDKALVTLFSGWACKGRNQGECLSSNVVGCCLAKKFADIEENVSQSCHACSSRFCTDNNPLSSQNKVKRRVKRNVAVLCKSSNIPDSLQTANSLSLSDRPCCVPGLGVYSNNLGFSSHSTTKSLRSLSFSSSAPSLNSSLFIWETDSSSSYDVGCAERPIDTIFKFHKAISKDLEYLDVESGKLTDCDETFLRQFIGRFHLLWGLYRAHSNAEDEIVFPALEAKESLHNVSHSYTLDHQQEEKLFEDISCVLTEISQLHESLQRVHLDENLTWSDTEFFAAHGSDLMDKYIELTTKLQGMCKSIKVSLDHHILREELELWPLFDRHFSLEEQDKIVGRIIGSTGAEVLQSMLPWVTSALTFDEQNKLMDTWKQATKNTMFNDWLNECWKGPPESSSDTEASNAKISQTDNDFQESSDQSDSMFKPGWKDIFRMNQNELEAEIRKVYRDSTLDPRRQAYLVQNLMTSRWIAAQQKLPQATAAETSNNGDVMGCSPSFRDPEKQVFGCEHYKRNCKIRAACCGKLFTCRFCHDKMSDHSMDRKATSEMMCMLCLKIQAVGPTCTTPSCNGLSMAKYYCSICKLFDDERVVYHCPFCNLCRLGRGLGKDYFHCMTCNCCLPLKIVNHKCIEKCLETNCPICCDFLFTSSDIVRALPCGHHMHVACFQAYTCSHYTCPICSKSLGDMAIYFGMLDALLAAEELPMEYKNRLQDILCNDCEKKGTARFHWLYHKCGSCGSYNTRVIKSEATAPDCST; from the exons ATGGCGACGTTGTTACCGGAATTGAAGCGGCAGGAGGCCGTGCTTTCGTCGGAATCAGCCGACACGATGTCGTTCACATGTTGCTTGAAGATGAGCTTAGAGAATGACTCGCCGATTTTGATCTTTTGCTTCTTTCACAAAGCGTTCCGCAATGAGCTCGACGCGCTTCACCGCTTGGCCATGAAGTTCGCCACTGGACACCGTGTCGATATTGGCACCTTGTTCGAACGGTACCGTTTCTTGCGCTCCGTTTATCAGCACCACTCCAATGCTGAAGATGAG GTTATCTTTCCAGCTCTTGATTTACGTGTAAAAAATGTTGCAAAAACATACTCTCTTGAACATGAGAGTGAAAGCAATCTATTTGACCATCTGTTCGAGCTGCTAAGCTCTTATAGGAAAACTGATGAAAGGTTTCCGAAGGAGTTAGCATCTTGTACTAGAGCCCTTCTGACATCAATCAGCCAGCACATGGCAAAGGAAGAAGAGCAG GTCTTTCCCTTGCTGATTGGGAAGTTCTCGCCTGAAGAACAGGCATCTCTACTCTGGCAGTTTTTGTGCAGTATTCCTGTGAATATGATGGCCAAGTTCCTTCCATGGCTCTCATCCTCTATTTCACCTGATGAATATCAGGATATGCGAAAGTGCTTAAGCAAGATAGTCCCGGAAGAAAAGCTTCTTCAGCAG GTTATTTTTACGTGGATGGAAGGGAGAAATGATAATGACAATGTTGAAAATTGCACAGATGGTTTTGAGGTTGGAGGTCTAGAAGATTCTACCTGTAATGAAAGGACTCAACAAATGAATGGAGGAAAGTGTGCCTGCGAGCCATCCAAGACTGCAAAAAGGAAATATTTAGAGCCAAGTAATGATGTCCCTGTTGCCACTGGGATGTGTCCAATTAATGAAATACTACTTTGGCACAATGCTATAAAACAGGAGCTGGATGAGATAGCTAAGGAGGCTAAGAAGATACAATTTTCTGGtgattttagtaatttatcaGCCTTTGAGGGACATTTGCAATTTATTGCTGAAGTTTGCATTTATCATAG TATTGCTGAAGATAAGATCATATTCCCTGCATTAGAaggagaattttctttttcacaggAGCATGCTGAAGAAGAAAACCAATTTAATGACTTTAGGCATTTGATTGAAAGTATTCAAAGTGCAGGAGCAAATTCTACTTCTGCTGCTCAGTTTTATGAAAAGCTATGCATCCATACTGATCAAATCATGGAAACTATACTAGGGCACTTCCACAATGAAGAAGTTCAG GTTCTTCCGCTTGCTCGAAAGCACTTCAGCTTCAAGAGACAGCAAGAAATTTTGTACCAAAGCTTGTGCGTTATGCCATTAAAATTGATTGAGCGTGTCCTGCCATGGCTGATGGGGTCATTGACTGAAAAAGAAGCCATAAATTTCCTTCAGAATATGCAATCTGCAG CTCCAGCAACAGATAAGGCTCTTGTCACTCTGTTTTCTGGATGGGCTTGCAAGGGTAGGAATCAGGGTGAATGCTtgtcttccaatgtagttggcTGTTGTCTTGCTAAAAAGTTCGCTGATATTGAAGAAAATGTCTCACAGTCATGTCATGCTTGCTCTTCGCGATTTTGCACTGATAACAATCCATTATCATCTCAAAATAAAGTGAAAAGACGAGTGAAAAGAAATGTTGCGGTGTTGTGTAAAAGTAGCAATATCCCTGACTCCTTGCAAACTGCAAATTCCCTGTCTTTGAGTGATCGGCCTTGTTGTGTCCCAGGTTTAGGAGTATACAGCAACAATCTGGGATTCAGTTCTCACTCTACAACCAAGTCTTTGCGGTCCTTGTCTTTCAGCTCCTCTGCTCCATCACTTAATTCTAGTCTGTTTATCTGGGAAACAGATAGTAGTAGCTCTTATGATGTTGGATGTGCAGAAAGACCAATTGATAccatattcaaatttcataaagcCATCAGCAAAGACTTAGAATATCTAGATGTTGAATCTGGAAAGCTGACTGATTGTGATGAGACATTCCTTCGGCAGTTCATTGGAAGATTTCATCTCCTATGGGGCTTATACAGAGCTCACAGTAATGCTGAGGATGAAATTGTTTTTCCAGCTCTGGAAGCAAAAGAATCACTTCATAATGTGAGTCACTCATATACATTGGACCATCAGCAGGAAGAGAAACTGTTTGAAGATATTTCATGTGTTCTTACTGAGATTTCACAACTGCATGAAAGCTTGCAAAGGGTCCATTTGGATGAAAATTTAACTTGGAGTGACACTGAATTCTTTGCAGCCCACGGGAGTGATTTAATGGACAAATATATTGAGCTAACTACTAAACTTCAAGGGATGTGTAAATCCATAAAAGTTTCTCTTGATCATCATATTTTGAGAGAAGAACTTGAGCTGTGGCCATTGTTTGATAGACATTTCTCTCTAGAGGAGCAAGACAAAATTGTTGGTCGCATAATTGGATCTACAGGTGCTGAAGTGCTCCAATCTATGCTACCATGGGTAACTTCTGCTCTTACTTTCGATGAGCAGAATAAATTGATGGACACATGGAAGCAGGCAACAAAAAACACAATGTTCAATGATTGGCTTAATGAATGCTGGAAAGGACCTCCAGAATCATCTTCTGACACTGAAGCATCAAATGCGAAAATTTCTCAGACAG ATAATGACTTTCAAGAAAGCTCGGATCAAAGTGATTCAATGTTTAAGCCTGGATGGAAAGATATCTTTCGTATGAATCAAAATGAGCTTGAGGCTGAGATCAGGAAGGTTTATAGGGACTCAACTCTTGATCCCAGGAGGCAAGCATATCTAGTTCAAAATTTGATGacaag tcGCTGGATAGCTGCACAGCAGAAGTTGCCTCAAGCAACAGCTGCGGAAACTTCTAATAATGGAGATGTAATGGGTTGCTCACCATCATTTCGTGATCCAGAGAAACAAGTATTTGGGTGTGAGCACTACAAAAGAAACTGCAAAATTCGTGCGGCTTGCTGTGGCAAGTTATTTACCTGTAGATTTTGCCATGACAAAATGAGTGATCACTCAATGGAtag AAAAGCAACATCGGAAATGATGTGTATGCTATGCCTCAAAATTCAGGCTGTTGGGCCAACCTGCACAACCCCTTCATGCAATGGGCTATCTATGGCAAAGTACTATTGCAGCATATGCAAACTCTTTGATGATGAAAG GGTTGTGTATCATTGTCCATTTTGCAATTTATGCCGTCTTGGGAGGGGTCTTGGCAAAGACTATTTTCATTGCATGACCTGCAATTGTTGCTTGCCCTTGAAGATAGTGAACCACAAGTGCATTGAAAAATGTTTAGAAACAAACTGCCCTATCTGCTGTGACTTCCTATTCACATCAAGTGACATTGTCAGAGCTTTACCTTGTGGCCATCACATGCATGTTGCTTGCTTTCAG GCATACACTTGCAGTCACTACACCTGCCCAATTTGCAGCAAATCCTTGGGAGATATGGCA ATCTATTTTGGCATGCTTGATGCTCTTTTGGCTGCGGAGGAGCTTCCAATGGAATATAAGAATCGTTTACAG GATATTCTTTGCAACGACTGTGAGAAAAAGGGCACCGCACGCTTCCATTGGTTATATCATAAATGTGGATCCTGTGGATCTTACAACACCCGGGTGATCAAGAGTGAGGCAACAGCTCCGGACTGCTCGACATAA